A portion of the Luteolibacter rhizosphaerae genome contains these proteins:
- a CDS encoding sulfatase gives MKVALLAFLSVQIAAAEPTRPNVLFILADDMKAALGCQGNILAKTPNLDRLAKSGVLFSKAYCQFPLCNPSRVSMLTGRYPKSTGVLGNRDEFRGAHPGWITLPQWFKQHGYVAASSGKIFHGGIDDPLSWTDSAMQDLKIEKRPKQTQWPQPGDETLSKDKRSDRRIVLEGNGDGHPENAVADRAIAFLRKQHEKPFFLACGFVQPHSPPTAPRVFYDKWRSEDFPLPQDFAPHPIVPEGFPQSSIRKTNADLFIGRDASEAEARQMIHAYHAAMSWSDWNAGRVLDELDRTGLSQNTIVVFWSDHGYQLGEKGKWSKAGSLFEAGARVPMIVRAPGISPAGARCERVVESIDLFPTLSALCGLPTPTGIEGRDLSPLLKEPNSAWEHPAFTIWSEDGKEATGISIRTEKWRYTEYPGDSAVLLDSANDPGETRNLVRDPAHAAVIKELSSKIAEFQGETR, from the coding sequence ATGAAAGTCGCTCTTCTTGCCTTCCTATCCGTTCAGATCGCGGCAGCGGAGCCCACGCGTCCCAACGTGCTCTTCATTCTGGCGGATGACATGAAGGCCGCTCTCGGCTGCCAAGGTAACATCTTGGCCAAGACCCCGAACCTCGACCGCCTCGCCAAGTCCGGCGTCCTCTTCAGCAAAGCCTACTGCCAATTCCCGCTCTGCAATCCCTCCCGGGTATCCATGCTCACCGGACGCTATCCGAAATCGACCGGCGTTCTCGGAAACCGTGACGAGTTCCGCGGGGCCCATCCCGGGTGGATCACCCTGCCTCAATGGTTCAAGCAGCACGGCTATGTCGCAGCCAGCAGCGGTAAGATCTTCCATGGCGGAATCGACGATCCCCTTTCTTGGACCGATAGCGCGATGCAGGACCTCAAGATCGAGAAGCGCCCGAAACAGACCCAATGGCCGCAACCCGGCGACGAGACGCTATCAAAAGACAAACGCAGCGACCGCCGCATCGTATTGGAAGGAAACGGCGACGGGCATCCCGAGAATGCCGTAGCAGACCGGGCCATCGCCTTTCTCCGGAAGCAGCATGAGAAGCCCTTCTTCCTCGCCTGCGGCTTTGTCCAGCCTCACAGCCCGCCCACTGCCCCCCGCGTCTTCTACGATAAGTGGCGTAGCGAGGACTTTCCCTTGCCGCAGGACTTCGCTCCACACCCGATCGTTCCCGAGGGCTTCCCGCAATCTTCCATCCGGAAGACCAATGCCGATCTTTTCATCGGCCGCGATGCCAGCGAGGCAGAAGCACGCCAGATGATTCACGCCTACCATGCCGCCATGTCATGGAGCGACTGGAATGCGGGACGAGTCCTCGACGAACTGGATCGCACGGGCCTCTCGCAGAACACGATCGTCGTCTTCTGGAGCGACCATGGCTACCAGCTCGGGGAGAAAGGCAAGTGGTCGAAGGCCGGCTCGCTCTTCGAGGCTGGGGCACGGGTCCCCATGATTGTCCGCGCCCCCGGAATCAGCCCCGCTGGAGCCCGTTGCGAGCGCGTGGTCGAATCGATCGACCTCTTTCCCACCCTCTCCGCGCTTTGCGGATTGCCAACTCCGACCGGCATCGAAGGCCGGGACCTGTCCCCGCTGCTCAAGGAACCGAATTCGGCTTGGGAGCATCCGGCATTCACGATCTGGAGCGAGGATGGTAAAGAAGCCACCGGCATCTCCATCCGGACGGAGAAATGGCGCTACACCGAGTATCCCGGAGACAGTGCCGTGCTACTCGATTCCGCTAACGATCCGGGCGAGACACGGAACCTCGTCCGGGATCCAGCCCATGCCGCTGTGATCAAAGAGCTCTCTTCCAAGATTGCTGAGTTCCAAGGGGAAACGCGCTAG
- a CDS encoding YlbF family regulator, whose product MTLLTETSPVMEKTRELCAAIAADGHFAKLQKDVERFLDDDAARLMYQTVHERGEELHHKQHAGVKLAPTEIREFEAARDELMRNEVASAFLDAQGELESLQRTIGKYVNMTLELGRVPTDKDIAEAEKGGCCGGGGCGC is encoded by the coding sequence ATGACTCTGCTGACCGAGACCTCCCCCGTGATGGAGAAGACCCGCGAACTCTGTGCCGCCATCGCTGCAGACGGGCACTTCGCCAAGCTCCAGAAGGACGTGGAGCGTTTCCTGGACGACGATGCCGCACGCCTGATGTATCAGACGGTGCACGAGCGCGGCGAAGAACTTCATCACAAGCAACACGCCGGCGTGAAGCTGGCTCCGACCGAAATCCGCGAATTCGAAGCCGCGCGCGACGAATTGATGCGGAACGAGGTGGCTAGCGCTTTCCTGGATGCCCAAGGCGAGCTGGAGTCCCTGCAACGCACAATCGGCAAGTATGTGAACATGACCCTCGAACTCGGTCGCGTGCCGACTGACAAGGACATTGCTGAAGCGGAGAAGGGTGGATGCTGCGGTGGTGGCGGATGCGGTTGCTAA
- a CDS encoding alpha/beta hydrolase family protein: MKRIRRHVLRASAVLLLLAALLFGIIGWFGSEHLVSPKRRGLQDYHREILTNPDHYGLKIEAYTGPGKTPCLLVTPSAKPGEAKKSLIARDELAKRGVKLPDWGGQVGTVILLHGHGGRKEDHLPICERFCAAGFRCIVLDLPGQGEHPALYGTFGLREAPLVEKILDEASSRFAFQPSPAFLFGVSQGVSVALQTAARNPDKWAAVASIATFSSLDRPVLRSAQEMTPASLHFCCPAAALSVSCGARVRAGFWPADVRPARAASKLTMPVMISHGDKDPYIGIDQAREIFDALPSARKRFRVVEGADHNHVLSMGSHALYADVCQFFHEARTAQDTASGRSE, encoded by the coding sequence ATGAAGCGCATCCGCCGCCATGTCCTCCGCGCTTCCGCGGTCCTGCTACTGCTCGCCGCCCTGCTCTTCGGCATCATCGGCTGGTTTGGATCGGAGCATCTGGTCTCCCCGAAGCGGCGCGGACTTCAGGACTATCACCGGGAGATCCTCACCAATCCCGACCACTACGGCCTGAAGATCGAAGCCTATACCGGCCCGGGCAAGACACCCTGCCTGCTGGTCACGCCGAGTGCGAAACCCGGGGAGGCGAAGAAGTCCCTGATCGCCCGCGACGAATTGGCCAAGCGCGGCGTGAAGCTGCCCGATTGGGGCGGGCAAGTGGGCACCGTCATCCTGCTGCACGGGCATGGCGGGAGGAAGGAAGACCACCTGCCGATCTGCGAGCGCTTCTGCGCCGCTGGTTTTCGCTGCATCGTCCTGGACCTGCCGGGGCAGGGCGAACACCCCGCGCTCTACGGCACCTTCGGCCTGCGCGAGGCACCGCTGGTGGAAAAGATTCTCGACGAGGCCTCCAGCCGCTTCGCATTCCAGCCATCGCCCGCCTTTCTCTTCGGCGTTTCGCAGGGTGTCTCGGTGGCACTCCAGACTGCGGCGCGGAACCCAGATAAATGGGCGGCGGTGGCGAGCATCGCCACCTTCAGCTCTCTCGATCGGCCCGTGCTGCGCTCCGCTCAGGAAATGACGCCGGCGAGCCTGCACTTCTGCTGTCCGGCGGCGGCTCTCAGTGTAAGCTGCGGGGCTCGCGTCCGGGCCGGGTTCTGGCCTGCGGATGTCCGGCCTGCCCGTGCGGCCTCCAAACTGACCATGCCGGTGATGATCAGCCATGGCGACAAGGACCCCTATATCGGGATCGATCAAGCACGGGAAATCTTCGACGCCCTTCCCTCCGCCCGGAAACGCTTCCGAGTGGTCGAGGGAGCGGACCACAACCACGTCCTTTCCATGGGCTCGCATGCCTTGTATGCCGACGTGTGCCAGTTTTTCCACGAGGCTCGCACCGCTCAAGACACTGCGTCCGGGCGTTCCGAGTAA
- a CDS encoding cytochrome-c peroxidase encodes MKTILLLPVLTLPALAEVPFQVAAETASIRFTPEGNGFVMEVNDPGNHAWMLQSTDNSSGWTNMATHRVFNGSLRIPVPRDGSRRLFRLNSDVAGQVSSSAANALILPGSPYNYANAALPAHLLTPQIQGQNNTPVTNPTTNAGAALGRVLFYDKRLSANQTVSCSSCHQAQHGFSDPRKFSVGFDGGLTDRNSMGLTNARYYLRENFFWDERAATLEDQVLMPIQNEVEMGMTLDLLVQRIDAEPFYDELFTAAFGTPEVNVTRISRALAQFVRSIVSGSSKYDLGVPTNFSNLTALENQGRQIFQGPAGGCAACHGSDNFVPGNAIFNNGLENPYVDKGLGEVTGLTSDEGFFKVSSLRNIELTAPYMHDGRFATLEQVVEFYNSGVVSHPNLSPQLRLPPGPPGSPPPQPRRLNLTAQQKTALVAFLKTLTDTSVTTHPKYSDPFRYQAQ; translated from the coding sequence GTGAAAACAATCCTCCTGCTCCCGGTTCTCACTCTCCCGGCTCTCGCCGAGGTTCCCTTCCAAGTCGCCGCCGAGACCGCCAGCATCCGGTTCACTCCCGAGGGAAACGGCTTCGTCATGGAGGTGAACGATCCGGGCAACCACGCGTGGATGCTCCAAAGCACCGACAACAGCTCGGGCTGGACCAATATGGCCACCCACCGCGTTTTCAACGGCTCGCTGCGCATCCCGGTTCCTCGCGACGGATCACGCCGTCTGTTCCGGTTGAATTCGGATGTCGCGGGGCAGGTCTCTTCGTCGGCCGCGAATGCGCTGATCCTCCCCGGATCTCCCTACAACTACGCGAACGCGGCCCTGCCCGCCCATCTGCTCACCCCCCAGATCCAAGGTCAGAACAACACCCCCGTTACCAATCCGACCACCAATGCCGGAGCAGCCTTGGGCCGCGTGCTCTTCTATGACAAGCGGCTGTCGGCGAACCAAACGGTATCCTGCTCATCGTGCCATCAAGCGCAGCACGGCTTCTCCGATCCCCGCAAGTTCAGCGTCGGTTTCGATGGCGGTCTTACCGACCGAAATTCGATGGGCCTGACCAATGCGCGCTACTACCTGCGGGAGAACTTCTTCTGGGACGAGCGTGCCGCCACCCTGGAGGATCAAGTGCTGATGCCGATCCAGAACGAAGTCGAGATGGGGATGACGCTCGACCTGTTAGTCCAGCGGATCGATGCCGAGCCCTTCTACGACGAGCTATTCACCGCTGCCTTCGGCACTCCCGAGGTGAATGTCACGCGGATCTCGCGCGCCTTGGCCCAGTTCGTCCGGTCCATCGTTTCGGGGAGTTCGAAATATGATCTGGGTGTCCCCACCAACTTCTCGAATCTCACCGCACTGGAGAACCAAGGCCGACAGATTTTCCAAGGTCCGGCGGGAGGCTGCGCCGCGTGCCACGGCAGCGACAATTTCGTGCCGGGAAACGCCATCTTCAACAACGGCTTGGAGAATCCCTATGTGGACAAGGGTTTGGGGGAAGTCACCGGGCTCACTTCGGACGAGGGCTTCTTCAAGGTATCATCGCTGAGGAACATCGAGCTGACGGCCCCCTACATGCACGACGGTCGCTTCGCCACGCTTGAGCAGGTAGTCGAATTCTACAACTCGGGGGTCGTCAGCCACCCCAATCTCTCCCCTCAACTCCGCCTTCCTCCCGGCCCTCCGGGATCTCCGCCACCACAACCGCGTCGCCTGAATCTCACGGCCCAGCAAAAAACCGCATTGGTCGCCTTTCTCAAGACCCTCACGGACACCAGCGTGACCACCCATCCCAAATACTCCGACCCCTTCCGTTATCAGGCGCAGTAG
- a CDS encoding tetratricopeptide repeat protein, with the protein MPEITEAELAPNVKALWLKALSAVQTNNHGYAVKLLQPVLKDAPAFLDGRKVLRKCESIVQGGPKKGGSIFGVKTGGMGLMKIASQVKKDPASAVPLIEAELEKDAYNAEANDLLFEAFNALGLPDSAAFALETVRQGHPENSKLLHKLADYYQSRDEPAKAAEVYRDIIKHHPTDSAAIKGEKDCTAKASMKSGGWSETAKMADLQRNKGEAAALDEASKTGLTRDQLEDRRDRLVMRYNEDTNNLATVKDLASIYEQLEDWEGAFNFYSWGFTLSNGDVALQTKAGHMKDKVADSHMKELEERAKSNPDDPEVQAMLAERRSARIAEAVEEAKKRVEINPTDPISRYELGQALFNAGDHSGAIPHLQQAKRNPHIQSKVLLLLGKTFKAKGMFDMASKQLADALADMHGMDNTKKEVLYEKGLIHEQMGDKDGALDSFKQIYEVDYGYRDVAQRVESSYGG; encoded by the coding sequence ATGCCCGAAATCACCGAAGCGGAACTCGCACCGAACGTGAAGGCCCTCTGGTTGAAGGCCCTCAGCGCAGTCCAAACGAATAACCACGGCTACGCCGTCAAGCTCCTGCAGCCCGTGCTCAAGGATGCTCCTGCCTTCCTCGATGGACGCAAGGTGCTCCGCAAGTGCGAAAGCATCGTGCAAGGCGGTCCCAAGAAGGGAGGCTCGATCTTCGGCGTGAAGACGGGCGGCATGGGTTTGATGAAGATTGCCAGCCAGGTGAAGAAGGATCCCGCCTCCGCCGTGCCTCTGATCGAGGCCGAATTGGAGAAGGATGCCTACAATGCCGAAGCCAACGATTTGCTGTTCGAAGCCTTCAATGCGCTCGGCCTGCCCGACAGCGCCGCCTTCGCGCTTGAAACCGTGCGCCAAGGTCATCCGGAGAACTCGAAGCTCCTGCACAAGCTCGCGGACTACTACCAGAGCCGTGACGAGCCCGCCAAGGCCGCAGAGGTCTACCGCGACATCATCAAGCATCACCCGACCGATTCCGCCGCGATCAAGGGCGAGAAGGATTGCACCGCCAAGGCTTCGATGAAGTCCGGTGGCTGGAGCGAGACGGCCAAGATGGCGGACCTCCAGCGCAACAAGGGCGAGGCCGCCGCGCTCGATGAGGCAAGCAAGACGGGCCTTACCCGGGATCAGCTGGAGGATCGCCGCGACCGTCTCGTGATGCGCTATAACGAGGACACCAACAACCTCGCGACGGTGAAGGACCTCGCCAGTATCTACGAGCAACTCGAGGACTGGGAAGGTGCGTTCAATTTCTACTCGTGGGGCTTCACGCTCAGCAACGGGGACGTGGCTCTTCAGACCAAGGCCGGGCACATGAAGGACAAGGTGGCCGACTCGCACATGAAGGAGCTCGAAGAGCGTGCGAAGTCGAACCCCGACGATCCGGAGGTGCAGGCCATGCTTGCCGAGCGCCGTAGCGCACGCATCGCGGAGGCCGTGGAAGAGGCCAAGAAGCGCGTCGAGATCAACCCGACCGACCCGATCTCCCGTTACGAGTTGGGCCAGGCCCTCTTCAACGCCGGTGATCACAGCGGAGCGATCCCGCACCTTCAGCAGGCGAAGCGGAATCCGCACATCCAGTCCAAGGTGCTGCTTCTGCTGGGCAAGACCTTCAAGGCGAAGGGCATGTTCGACATGGCTTCCAAGCAGCTGGCCGATGCCCTCGCCGACATGCACGGCATGGACAACACCAAGAAGGAAGTGCTCTACGAGAAGGGCCTCATCCACGAGCAGATGGGCGACAAGGATGGCGCTCTCGATTCCTTCAAGCAGATCTACGAAGTCGACTACGGCTACCGCGATGTCGCGCAGCGCGTGGAATCGTCCTACGGCGGTTGA
- a CDS encoding type II secretion system protein GspD: MLPKPSNILAGLLLAGTVLAQNPAVPPQPGNPQAPAGPAGGPQIPAREPEAGPMPKAIDPSTVKQQGYIEPKIDGQRLADIYTELTGRRVTISNAALTAEFRFVQRGPITYGEAAKLLKEAALLEGFVFVPTGENHDRLIYSQSPPNVPSQPLETITDASLLPEGEQVVTYVMPLKYIKPQEMERTFTAVVRQLGSYGSIAAVPNASSIVITESSSLIRRLIQLQQEIDVPSQQVATRFIKVQYADVQELSETLNEILNTQQQQQRTAGTQRVGAAPAAPANPILAQAGGAAAAAAGGADGGGSAGEDIPIQIVPATRTNEIFAMGRPVDIVFVETLVRGFDSPTDQKNFLRRKLKFLAVADFLPVAEQALQRAFSGNAGGAGGASAGGAGGAGGSGGARGANFGGGNSGGGNSRTSATGRNGSSGGSGNSSFGGGSSFGGGGGGGTGGGGSGGGGSLGDPDVNSAPESLLVGRTLLVADNITNSIVIQGPPASLEIITKLLDEIDVKAEQVMISCVFGQLSLGKDLSFGIDYLRTLDTRGDNAIGGRGGSGGSGTVIPLNGSTFDPTTLASTAPGLGIYGKIGPYMNVYLKALQATDKFNVISRPTVFMSNNQKGTISSGQRIAVPTNSFNSGTTGQSTNIEYRDVVLTLEVIPLVNSKDEVTLQIYLLNDEVLGTQVIEGVGEVPNIATRELVTTVTVPNNETIVLGGLITTRDRKVRSGIPILSQIPWIGPVFGQTTNAADREELLIFIQPQIVNDGSSLYEAQADIDARYKIDEQNRAFIDGPGVLPTKETAIVETKGKNTATVTEATVVEETTEIRKASARPRKGFVKNR, from the coding sequence AGATCGACGGACAGCGGCTCGCCGACATTTACACCGAGCTGACCGGACGACGGGTCACTATCAGCAATGCAGCGCTGACCGCGGAGTTCCGCTTCGTCCAGCGCGGGCCAATCACTTACGGGGAGGCCGCGAAACTGTTGAAGGAAGCAGCGTTGCTCGAAGGCTTCGTGTTCGTGCCGACCGGCGAGAATCACGACCGGCTGATCTACTCGCAGTCGCCGCCGAATGTCCCGTCCCAGCCGCTGGAAACGATCACCGATGCGTCCTTGCTTCCCGAGGGCGAGCAGGTCGTCACCTACGTGATGCCGCTGAAGTACATCAAGCCCCAGGAAATGGAGCGGACCTTCACCGCGGTAGTGCGGCAGCTCGGTAGCTACGGCTCGATCGCCGCGGTTCCGAATGCTTCGTCGATCGTGATCACCGAGAGTTCCTCGCTGATCCGCCGCTTGATCCAGCTCCAGCAGGAGATCGACGTGCCTTCGCAGCAGGTCGCCACGCGCTTTATCAAGGTTCAGTACGCGGATGTTCAAGAGTTGTCCGAGACGCTGAACGAAATTCTCAATACGCAGCAGCAGCAGCAACGCACCGCCGGCACCCAGCGGGTGGGTGCGGCGCCAGCAGCTCCTGCCAATCCGATCCTCGCCCAAGCGGGTGGTGCCGCAGCCGCGGCCGCCGGCGGTGCGGATGGCGGTGGCAGCGCTGGAGAAGACATTCCGATCCAAATCGTCCCGGCTACCCGGACCAACGAGATCTTCGCGATGGGGCGTCCGGTGGACATCGTCTTTGTTGAGACGCTCGTTCGCGGCTTCGACTCGCCGACCGACCAGAAGAACTTCCTGCGCCGGAAACTGAAGTTCCTGGCAGTGGCCGACTTCCTGCCGGTGGCCGAGCAGGCGCTGCAGCGAGCCTTCAGCGGCAATGCCGGCGGAGCCGGTGGTGCAAGTGCCGGTGGCGCGGGTGGCGCAGGCGGCAGCGGCGGAGCCCGGGGTGCCAACTTCGGTGGCGGCAACTCCGGCGGTGGCAATTCCCGGACCTCCGCAACGGGCCGGAACGGCTCCAGCGGTGGCAGCGGCAATAGCTCTTTCGGCGGCGGTAGTTCCTTCGGTGGTGGTGGCGGTGGCGGGACCGGCGGTGGAGGATCCGGCGGTGGTGGCAGCTTGGGCGATCCCGACGTGAACAGCGCTCCGGAATCCCTCTTGGTGGGCCGAACCTTGTTGGTGGCGGACAACATCACCAACTCGATCGTGATCCAAGGCCCGCCGGCGAGCTTGGAAATCATTACCAAGCTGCTCGACGAGATCGATGTGAAGGCGGAGCAGGTCATGATCTCCTGCGTCTTCGGCCAGCTCTCGCTCGGCAAGGATCTCAGCTTCGGCATCGACTATCTCCGGACCTTGGATACCCGCGGGGACAATGCGATTGGTGGCCGTGGCGGCAGCGGCGGCAGCGGCACGGTGATTCCTCTCAACGGCTCGACCTTCGATCCGACCACTCTGGCCTCCACGGCACCCGGTCTGGGTATCTACGGGAAGATCGGTCCCTACATGAATGTCTACCTCAAGGCACTTCAGGCGACCGACAAGTTCAACGTGATTTCCCGCCCGACGGTGTTCATGTCGAACAACCAGAAGGGCACCATCTCCAGCGGTCAGCGCATCGCGGTGCCGACGAACAGCTTCAACAGCGGCACGACCGGCCAGAGCACGAACATCGAATACCGCGATGTGGTGCTGACCCTCGAAGTCATCCCGCTGGTGAATTCGAAGGACGAGGTCACCCTGCAGATCTACCTGCTCAATGACGAAGTGCTCGGCACCCAAGTCATCGAAGGGGTAGGCGAGGTGCCGAACATCGCCACCCGCGAACTGGTGACCACCGTGACGGTGCCGAACAACGAGACCATCGTTCTCGGCGGTCTGATCACCACCCGCGACCGCAAGGTGCGCTCGGGCATCCCGATCCTCAGCCAGATTCCTTGGATCGGTCCGGTCTTCGGACAGACCACGAACGCGGCGGATCGCGAGGAGCTCCTGATCTTCATCCAGCCCCAGATCGTGAACGACGGCTCTTCGCTCTACGAAGCCCAGGCGGACATCGATGCCCGCTATAAGATCGACGAGCAGAACCGCGCATTCATCGACGGCCCGGGAGTGTTGCCAACCAAGGAAACCGCGATCGTGGAAACCAAGGGCAAGAACACGGCCACCGTCACGGAAGCGACCGTAGTGGAGGAAACCACCGAGATCCGTAAGGCCAGCGCCCGCCCGCGGAAGGGCTTCGTGAAGAACCGCTGA